Proteins encoded together in one Benincasa hispida cultivar B227 chromosome 1, ASM972705v1, whole genome shotgun sequence window:
- the LOC120081036 gene encoding plasmodesmata-located protein 2: MGMKMGVSSFNPFSLLLLLSLAFFSIFTLIPPAQSGSDYTSLVYKGCAKQALSDPTGVYTQALSALFGSLVSQSTKARFYKTSSGSGQSTINGLFQCRGDLSNGDCYNCVSKIPKIVESLCGKTIAARVQLYGCYLLYEVSGFAQISGFEMLYKTCGSTNVAGSGFEERRDTALSVLENGVVSGHGFYTTNYQSVYVLGQCEGDLGDSDCGECVKNAVQRAQVECGSSISGQLYLHRCFISYRYYPNGVPTRSSSSSSSSSSSSGGDIGKTVAIILGATAGVAFVVICLLFARGLMKKHDDY, translated from the exons ATGGGGATGAAAATGGGGGTTTCTTCTTTCAaccctttttctcttcttcttcttctctctttggCTTTCTTCTCCATTTTTACACTAATCCCACCTGCACAATCTGGCTCTGATTACACTTCTTTGGTCTACAAAGGCTGTGCCAAGCAAGCTCTCTCAGATCCAACTGGGGTTTACACCCAAGCACTTTCAGCCCTTTTTGGCTCTTTAGTTTCACAGTCCACCAAAGCCAGATTCTATAAAACCAGCTCTGGAAGTGGTCAATCCACTATTAATGGTCTCTTCCAATGTAGAGGGGATCTTAGCAATGGCGATTGCTACAATTGTGTGAGTAAAATCCCTAAAATCGTCGAGTCTCTGTGTGGAAAAACTATAGCCGCAAGAGTTCAACTCTATGGCTGTTATTTGCTGTATGAGGTTTCTGGGTTTGCTCAAATTTCAGGGTTTGAGATGCTGTATAAAACTTGTGGCTCAACGAATGTTGCTGGAAGTGGGTTTGAAGAGCGGCGAGACACTGCTCTTTCTGTTTTGGAGAATGGTGTTGTGAGTGGCCATGGATTTTACACAACAAATTACCAATCTGTTTATGTTTTAGGGCAATGTGAAGGGGATTTGGGGGATTCAGATTGTGGTGAATGTGTGAAAAATGCAGTTCAAAGAGCTCAAGTTGAATGTGGTAGCTCAATTTCAGGCCAGCTTTATCTCCATAGATGTTTTATAAGTTACAGGTACTACCCAAATGGGGTGCCCACAagatcatcttcatcatcatcttcatcttcctcctcaTCAG GAGGAGATATAGGGAAAACAGTGGCTATAATTCTAGGAGCAACAGCAGGAGTCGCTTTTGTGGTCATTTGTTTGCTTTTTGCAAGAGGGTTAATGAAAAAACATGATG ATTATTGA